From a single Pseudophryne corroboree isolate aPseCor3 chromosome 6, aPseCor3.hap2, whole genome shotgun sequence genomic region:
- the LOC134936344 gene encoding histone H3 — protein MARTKQTARKSTGGKAPRKQLATKAARKSAPATGGVKKPHRYRPGTVALREIRRYQKSTELLIRKLPFQRLVREIAQDFKTDLRFQSSAVMALQEASEAYLVGLFEDTNLCAIHAKRVTIMPKDIQLARRIRGERA, from the coding sequence ATGGCCAGGACCAAGCAGACCGCCCGCAAATCTACCGGAGGTAAAGCTCCTCGCAAGCAGCTGGCAACCAAGGCTGCTCGGAAAAGCGCCCCAGCTACCGGCGGCGTGAAGAAGCCTCACCGCTACCGTCCCGGGACTGTTGCTCTCAGAGAGATCCGCCGCTACCAGAAATCCACCGAGCTGCTGatccgcaagctgcccttccagcgaTTGGTGCGTGAGATCGCCCAAGACTTCAAGACCGACCTGCGCTTCCAGAGCTCTGCCGTTATGGCCCTACAAGAGGCCAGTGAGGCTTATCTGGTGGGGCTGTTCGAGGACACCAACCTGTGCGCCATCCACGCCAAGAGGGTAaccatcatgcccaaagacatccaGCTAGCCCGCAGAATccgaggggagagggcatag
- the LOC134936346 gene encoding histone H1B-like codes for MAETAPVAAAVPPSEVAAKKKRQPKKAAGGAKKSGKSSGPSVSELIVKAVAASKERSGVSLAALKKALAAGGYDVERNNSRIKVGVKGLVTKGTLTQVKGTGASGSFKLNKKQVESKKAAQKSLKPKKPAAKKVAKSPKKPKKAPSAAKTPKKVKKPATAAAAKSPKKPIAVKPKKAAKSPAKKAAKPKAAKSPAKKAAKPKATKSPAKKAAKAKKAAAKK; via the coding sequence ATGGCGGAAACTGCCCCCGTCGCCGCCGCTGTTCCTCCATCAGAGGTcgcagccaaaaagaagaggcagccgaagAAAGCTGCTGGAGGAGCAAAGAAGAGCGGCAAGTCTTCTGGACCCAGCGTCTCCGAGCTGATCGTAAAAGCCGTGGCCGCCTCTAAAGAGCGCAGCGGGGTTTCTCTTgccgccctgaagaaggctctggctgccggaggctacgatgtggagaggaacaacAGCCGCATCAAAGTGGGGGTGAAAGGATTAGTGACCAAAGGAACTCTCACCCAGGTGAAAGGTACCGGCGCTTCCGGCTCCTTCAAGCTCAATAAGAAACAAGTGGAAAGCAAGAAGGCCGCCCAGAAGTCCCTGAAGCCCAAGAAACCTGCAGCGAAGAAAGTGGCCAAATCCCCGAAGAAGCCCAAGAAGGCTCCGAGTGCAGCCAAGACCCCGAAAAAGGTGAAGAAACCCGCTACAGCGGCTGctgccaaaagcccaaagaagcctaTAGCCGTGAAGCCTAAGAAGGCGGCCAAGAGTCCCgccaagaaggcggcgaagcccaaagctgccaagagtccggccaagaaggcAGCGAAGCCAAAAGCCACAAAAAGCCCGGCCAAGAAGGCAGCTAAGGCTAAGAAAGCTGCGGCCAAGAAGTGA